The sequence TTATTTATCCTGACGCTGGTTACTCCACTCACGGATAGTGTTGCCGTGAACACAGGCTGATTCTCATAGAATATGTAGAGCTCTGGCGTTGGGAACCCGGTCTGTGTTAACTTCGGTGTTCCAGCAAGTCCGGTGGATGTTGGTGCGCCTGTGAAGTAGCCCACCGGCACTAATGCGGGTGTTGATTCATAGTACAGTAGGTAGTTCTCGCTAACCACAGTGGCGGTTGGCGTTGTTGAGAGTAACCACTTGACGTAGAGCTTCTCGGCAAGTATTGGGTTGGGTATGGACGTGGCATTACGAATTATTAAATTACCCTTCAGATCAGTGACATTACCAAGGTAGAACTCCACAACAGGCACGCCAACGAGTAGCGCTGGGTCAACGCCAGTTGCATTACATAGTGCCGATAAATAAATAAATGTTCCAGAGTACCAATCATATGCTTGAGCAGCATTGAATGACTCTGGTGTTGTACCTGCATTAACCGTTGCGGTTGTGTAATTAAACAGCACCACCGACTGGCCACTTGGGTATACGTCGCTAACGGTTATGACTATTGGCTGGGCAGTGACGCTTGGGTAGTTGTGGTCTTTCGTATTTAAGCCACTGAATTCGTTGGTTACGTAGTATATTGGGCCGAAGCCCGTATAAATACTCTGTAATGCGGTTGATACCGTGCTGTTGTACGTGGTTGGTCCAAATACCGTAACACCAGTGCCCAGGGTCACCGAGGCCTCCAGCTGTGGTGATGGAGGTAATGATGATGGCTTTACTGACGCACTAGTGGTTGCTCCAACGTATAGGAAGAAGAAGTAGAGGTCTGGTAGAACAACGTATAAGTCACTCGGTGTTGTCTCAGCGCCATGGACCGGCCTGAACAATGGGTATTCATATGCCGTCACATATGTACCGTTTGGTAGTTCGTATTTCACGGTTGATGTAACAGCGGGTATTAGGCTCTCTTTTATTGTTGGTGATACCGGTATGTAACTGCTGGTGCTGACTGTTGTTAGGTTGTTCATTAGGTGCTGTAGGTCCATGAATGTTGATGTTACGTTGAGGACCATCCAGTTGGCTCCTCCGTAGCCGTTTAGGACTATTGCTATTGTCCAGTTGGCGTAGACCTGGTTTGGTTGTATTCCGTTGGTTAGTGTTGTGCTTACGGTCCAGGTCACGCCACCAGTTGAGTTGGCTGTGGCGGTTGCCGTCATTTCAATTGGTGAGTAAAGCGTAAACCCAGTACCATTCCAGTAGTAGACGTCGCTTGCATTGGCTATGTATATGCTGAAGGACTTACCGGCTGTGAAGTACCAGGGAACCATATGGTCAATTAAGCTGGTATAGCAAGCTGATGGGCATGTTGGTGTTACTCCGTACTCAAGTCTTGCGTCTGTTAGGTTCCAGTACATTGTGTAGGTGTAGGTCTTTGGCGGTATTGGTACTGATACTGGTCCGTAGGGTCCGTATGTTACCTGTGCCAGGGCTAGGTGCCCCAGTCCGGCAACTACTCCTATTACTAGTAGTAGTGTTACTACCGGTAGTATTGTTTTTGTTATTTTCCAGTTGGTTTTGGTCCTAGTCATCGGGCATCAATGCAGGACTGGGTTTATAAGGGACTCGCTTGGAAGGGTCGTTGGACTACCTCGTGGAACTACTGCGTTCGTGGAACAAATAAATAATATATTTATAATTTAACGGTAAATATATATTTAAATCAACCAGGCACCTCAACTGTGGCCGGTTGCCCAGGGGCATCCAACCACGTTGGGTAGCTCTGTGTTGTGCCCGTGATGTTCCATACAAACCATTGACTTGGGAATCCCTGTGGGTACGTAATCACCATCACTAGGTAGTACCCGCCCGGCACTTGTTGGTTCATGTTCATCACTATGTTGTAGGTTATTGGTTGTGGTAGTGTGCACCAGATAAAAAACTTGTTATACTGATTGTACACATAGTAGCATGTATTTCCCTGCAGCCCTGGGAATTGTATCCAAGTCATGTCAAAGGCGCACTGGGCCGTTAAGTGAGCGCCGTTGCATGTTGGGTTTAGCCAGGTTGCGCTGTCCTGGCTTAGTACGTAGAGGGTGAAGTATTGGGGTTGCCTGATGAAGCTTGTACCATTTAGGAATGTTATGCTTATGCCTATTGCCGTGCTGTTAATGGGGTTAATTGTTACTTGCGGCCAGTACCCGTTGTATACAGTCGTGTCTATTGGGCCGGGTGGTGGTGCTGGGCATGTGGTGTAGGCGCCATTAACACCAATGCCTCCGTAAATGTTTATGCAGCCCCACTGCCCAATGCCGTAGTCCTTGGTTATGTATGTGTTTAGGCCGTTTAACGGGCCGACTATGTAGTTCGGGTCTATGTGTAGTAGGTAATAATTATTGCCCAGCGTTATTATGACCCCTGGGTACTGGTTTTGTTGGTTCTGCCCCGTGGTTATCACCGCCGAGACCCAGTGATACAAGTAGTAACTAATTGGGTTAGCGCCTAGGGCTGGGTTACCTGCGTCTGTTTGCGCTGGGTCAAGTATCACCGGCCCTACACTTGTTAGCAATAATTCGGGTTCTGTGCTTTTACTCACGTACTCATAAGTCGTGCTATTAATAACCTCGAAACCGCTTGGCGCCACTGCGCCTATTATTGTCACCGGGCCCTTGGTGCTTATTAACGCGCCTCCCTGTGTTACTAATCCGCTATACGTCGCGGCTGCCTCGCCCACGGTGTTCACGTGGTTTGCCGCTATGCCCTCCAGGGTTATTATCATGGACATAACCTCAACGGCAATGCCGATACCCATGAGTAAGGCAATTAGCACTAGTACCCCGGCGAGTATTGTCGATAGTGAACCCCTGCTCCTCATCAATAGAATAACTATCAACTTAATTAATAAGGCACTACGGCGATGCGCATTGCTCTGAAGCAATAATTTAAAGGGGCATAATTTTAAGCAACTATATGCTAGCGCCAGTTATACTACAGCAGTACTTAGTCCCAAAACCCGTGGGACTTGTCGGGACCGCAGCGATATCCATGGGGCGACTCGGTGATTACGCAACGGCCTTAGGAATATCGAACGACTTAGTAGGTAATATTACGAACGCCTTTAGGGATGCCTTAGATAACGAGGTTTACGCGGTTTTAAACGCTGAGGATGTTACGAACACGTTTTTAATAGACCTACCGATATTCACGGGTAGGGTGATTAACCTCATGATTAGGTCTACCCAGGATGTGGTTAGGGGCATCAGTCTCAGTAAGATTTCCATTAATGATTTTAACAGGGCTGAACTAGCAATCAGTAGGGAATTGGCTAGGTTAATTAGGTCCACTAATTACCCACATGCTGAGGACCTCGTCTATGCGTTGTCCATGCTCATTGAGTATGATCTGTGGGTTGTGAATAACGTGGTTAGGTACGGGTTTAATGAGGTAATAAGCAGGATAAACGAACGCGCACTTAACGAGGCCGGTGAGGCATCGGCGTATTTAATGGCCACGGCATTTGCTTGGTACTCATCAACATCCGCGGTATTGGGCATGGTTAGGGAGTACAGGGAGGGCAATAGGGACCTACTTGCCCGCTGGTCAAGGGAATACGCGGATGAACTCGACGCATACATAGACACGCTAGATCTACTAATCAATGACGAGACCTATGAGGCGTTGGTGGAGGAGGGTGTGATTAAGCAGTGAAGATGTACGGCGTGGAGTTCTCGTAAAAGGCCAAGAGGTCGCTAAGGAACCTTCCAAATGATGTGCGCGATGGAATCCTCAATAGGATTAATGAATTAGCTAGCAACCCTGTTTGCGAGAAGGGACTTAAAGGAAGGCTTCAGGGGTTGTGCAGGGCAAGGGTTGGTGACTACAGGATAATATACTCAATAGATCACGAGCACCGCATTATAAGGATAATCGACGTTGGTAAACGGGAGAATATCTATGAAAGACTATGAGCGCGTGAAGTACCTGGCCCTAAGCACTGCGTACCTAACTATTGGGTCTGGAATGCCGTACCAATCACCATCCTTGGTCAGGAACCCCATTTTGACCAGGTTGTTTAGGTCCCTAGAGAGAGTTGCATTGGTTGGCCTCTCACCCATCCTAGCCATTAGGTACTTCATGACGTCACTCCACCTGGCCTTACCGAGTACGGCGACCGCCTCCATTATGTACCGGTAGTACTGGCTCCTCGAGAATAACTCCTCAAGCTCAGACCTAACTAGGTTGGCGCCAATCTCCTTAACCTCATTGATTGCATCCTCACCCCTCTCAGGATAGAGCCTACCAAAGTATACAAGCCAGCCGGCAATACCGCCCAGCTCATCGACGGCCCTCTCAATGACCCTATCATCAACGTTAATGCCTAACTCCCTGAATCCCCTCCTAAGGAACTCAATGGATCTCTCCCTATCGAATGGCCTAAGCTCAATAACATGGTAATACCTACCATAGAGCCCGGATGATGGGTCGTCAAGGCCCAGGAAGTCGTGTAAGAGACCAACCTCATTACCCGTGAGTACTAGGGTTATGTTCCTCAGGTGGTCATAGGCGTATGCCAGTAATGGTCTGAGACCGATCGTTGAGTATCTGAGGTACTGGGCCTCGTCGAAGACGAGCACCACGTGCTTACCGGCATTATTAATCGCCTCAAGGATCTTTGCAATCCCATCCCTAATCCTCGAGGCGCTAAGTCTAAACCTAATGGGGCCAAGGGATACGTCAATCTCGTCAATGATCCTCCTAACCCCCTCCCAAAAACTGAGGTTGCCCAGTGACATCCTTAACTCATTGTATATCCTCTCCGCGGGCACCTTCCTCGAGACATTATCATAAAGCTTCCTAACGTCGATGAATACGTAGTCAATGCCCAGGGAATTAAGTACTGAAAGCACGAGGCTTGACTTACCGACCCTCCTAATCCCAAGCACAAGGACCAACCGCTCATTAAGGCCGCTCCTAAATCTCTCTATCTCTGCCTCCCTGTCAAAGAGCTCGTCCAGTGAGGTCTTGGGCTCAGTGCTGAAGAGCAAGTATCACCCCCGCTACTAAGTATCACCCTCAATACTTAAGTTTTCCGAAACGCATATTAATGAATTATGGACCCTAGGTTAGTTGTGGGGCATGTGTATGTTGATGTTGAGTTAATTGGTGTTAAGGGGATTGGTAGGTTCAGGGCTCTTGTGGATACTGGCACCGCATACACTGTGGTTCCAAGGAAGGTCGCTGAGGAATTGGGTATTGCCGGCACTAGTAGGCATGTCAGGGTAATGACTGCGAGGGGTGAGGCAATGCTTGAGGAGGGTATTGCGGTTATTAGGTTGATGGGTGAGGAGAGGACCAACGTGGTCCTGATAAGTGATGAGGTCAAGCAGGTACTCATTGGGGTGACCACGCTGGGGGCCTTCGGCCTGAGGGTAGACCCAACCACAGGCAGGCTGGAGAGGACCGGCGTACTACTCTTAACTCTATATCAATAGGTTTATTACCCTGGATGGGGGATTAATGCCTTGATTAATTCTATGAGCCTCGACGCCGCTGAGGACTTCATGAGGAGGGCTGAGGAGTACATGGTGGTTGCCCGGGTATCCTTCGAGAGGAGTTTTTACAATGCCGCAGCTGTGAATGCCGAGATAGCTGCTCAATTATCAATCAAGGCGTTACTCATTAAACTTGGGATTGAACCACCAAGGACCCACAACATTAGGTCATTACTGGGTCTAGTGGCTAATCAGTTGGGGGGTAATGCTGGCGAGGAGGTTAGGGCATTCGTGAGTAATAATCGTAGAGAATTAATAATACTGGAGGATTCAAGGAGTCTTGGTCAGTATGGAATGCCTAGTGTCGATAGGGATAGGGCTGAGATTGCCTTGAGGACTGCCGAGTCCATAATTGAATTGGTGAGGAGGTTATGGAGCCTGTGAGGAGGATTAAGCTCCTTAGGGATTGGAGGTCGTTGGTCAACGCCGTTTTACCAATACTCAGGAGGTATGGGGTTGAGTGTTATGTCTTTGGTTCCGTAATCACGGGTAGGATCACGGGCTCGAGTGACGTGGATGTCCTCCTGGTAATCAGTGATGGTGACCCACTGGAGGTTAAGGTCAAGGTCCTCGAGGAGGTTGAGGATAGGCTCGGCGATGTAGTTCACCTACTTGATATTAAGGTTGTTAATGCCAGGGATAAGGGTAAGCCGCCGTACGCGTGGTTCCTTAGGAATGCCATTAGGATCTTTTAGGTGGGGCTCATTAATTTTATTCACGGTATTGAATCAATAATGAGGACGACCATGGCTATGGCTAACCTGCTAGGCGGCTTTGAAGTCAAGGGTTGTAAACGCCCTAATTGATACTAGTTCGATCAAGGCACTGGCAGGTTTAGTTAAGAGAGCACAACCCTTATCAGCGACAGGGCTAGTGCATCAGCACTTCTTCTCCTCCTGCCCACCCTGCCCCTGCTGCTTCTGTGACTGTTTCCTAATGGCTTCACCAACCATTATACTCGCGTATATATGAAGCTTCCAGGCCTCCGGGTACTCACCGTACTCCCTAACAACCTTCCTCGCAAGCTCACGAAGTTCGAGGGCCTCCTCCAGCGTTAATTCATCCCTATCAAGCAACTCCTTGATCCTATCCCACTCCTCCTTACTTAACGGGTTGCCAGAAACCGCGAGCCTCATGACCCTCCTAGCCTCGTTACGAAGCATAGACGCCTTCTCAGCCTTTAATAAACCCTCGGCGCTGAGGTACTCAACGAAAAACTCCTGATAATCACTATAGGCCTCGGCCAACCTACTAATCCTCGTATTAACCTGGTTAAACCTCTCATCAACATAATTCCTCAACTCAGTAATCCTCATATCAACATAGCTCTTCAAGTCCTTCTCCAACTTATCGAATCTCTCATCGATTTTTTCGAATCTCTCGTCAATTTCTTCGAATCTTTTGTCGATTTGTTTGAATCTTTCGTCGATTTGCCTGAAGTGCTCATTAATCTCCTTAAACCTCATTTCAATTTCCTTAAACTTACCACCGAGCCAATAAAGCGTCGTACCCAAAATCGTAACTATAGTAACCACAGGCCCAACAACACCCAAAATCAACGAAACATCCATCGATGTGTATTCCATGAACTTGAATAAAAACCTTCCTTAGACTGATTGACTTTGCTGCGCCTGTTGTGTCTCCTGCTGCGGCTGTGCCGTTGACCTCCTTAGTATTGGGCTTGTTATTGCGTAGGTCACCCTATCCTCGAGCTCCCTTGGCACCAGGTAACCCGGTGACTTAACTACCCTGCCGTCAACGGTTATGTGCCCGTGGGTCACCAGTTGCCTCGCCTCGTAAATAGTCTTTGCAAGGCCCTTTCTGTAGACAATGGATTGTAATCTCCTGTCCAGTATTGCCCTTACGTCCAGTGATAGTACGGCGTCCAGCGGTATCTCCTGCTCCGGGATGAAGCCAGCCCTGAATAGTCTGGCCTTAAACTCAGTCTCCAGCCTTGCCCTCTGCTCAATGGGCATTGAGAGTAGTGACCTGGCCCTGTGCTTGATCTCCCTGAGTAATGACTTCGAGAGCCAAAGCTCCCTCTTATTCCTAAGGCCATACTCACCAATGAGCCTAAGTTCCTCCTCAAGCAACTGCCTATTCCAAAGCCTCCTTGGCTTACCGCCAATGTACTTCTTCCTTGGCTTCCTTGGATCGCCCATTCAAGCGGCATATGCATAGAACCCTTTTTAAATTTGAGGTCCCTCAGCAATCACGTAATGCAGGCAATAATGGCAAGCAAACTGAGGAGGAGTTTCGGAGGTAGGGACGTGCTGAGGGGTGTTGACCTGGACGTTGATTATGGCGTGATAGCCACATTACTCGGGCCAAACGGCGCTGGCAAGACCACACTCATCAGGATATTAACTACGGAGTTGATGCCGCATGGTGGTGATGCCTACGTTGCCGGGTTCGATGTTGTTAGGCATGCCTCTGAGGTTAGGCGTAGGATTGCGGTGATTCCCCAGGATGCGAAGCCCATATCCTACATGACGCCCCATGAATTCGTATACTCATACCTACTCCTCCGTGGTT is a genomic window of Vulcanisaeta souniana JCM 11219 containing:
- a CDS encoding AAA family ATPase; this encodes MLFSTEPKTSLDELFDREAEIERFRSGLNERLVLVLGIRRVGKSSLVLSVLNSLGIDYVFIDVRKLYDNVSRKVPAERIYNELRMSLGNLSFWEGVRRIIDEIDVSLGPIRFRLSASRIRDGIAKILEAINNAGKHVVLVFDEAQYLRYSTIGLRPLLAYAYDHLRNITLVLTGNEVGLLHDFLGLDDPSSGLYGRYYHVIELRPFDRERSIEFLRRGFRELGINVDDRVIERAVDELGGIAGWLVYFGRLYPERGEDAINEVKEIGANLVRSELEELFSRSQYYRYIMEAVAVLGKARWSDVMKYLMARMGERPTNATLSRDLNNLVKMGFLTKDGDWYGIPDPIVRYAVLRARYFTRS
- a CDS encoding retroviral-like aspartic protease family protein produces the protein MDPRLVVGHVYVDVELIGVKGIGRFRALVDTGTAYTVVPRKVAEELGIAGTSRHVRVMTARGEAMLEEGIAVIRLMGEERTNVVLISDEVKQVLIGVTTLGAFGLRVDPTTGRLERTGVLLLTLYQ
- a CDS encoding HEPN domain-containing protein — its product is MINSMSLDAAEDFMRRAEEYMVVARVSFERSFYNAAAVNAEIAAQLSIKALLIKLGIEPPRTHNIRSLLGLVANQLGGNAGEEVRAFVSNNRRELIILEDSRSLGQYGMPSVDRDRAEIALRTAESIIELVRRLWSL
- a CDS encoding nucleotidyltransferase family protein, coding for MEPVRRIKLLRDWRSLVNAVLPILRRYGVECYVFGSVITGRITGSSDVDVLLVISDGDPLEVKVKVLEEVEDRLGDVVHLLDIKVVNARDKGKPPYAWFLRNAIRIF
- a CDS encoding 30S ribosomal protein S4; the protein is MGDPRKPRKKYIGGKPRRLWNRQLLEEELRLIGEYGLRNKRELWLSKSLLREIKHRARSLLSMPIEQRARLETEFKARLFRAGFIPEQEIPLDAVLSLDVRAILDRRLQSIVYRKGLAKTIYEARQLVTHGHITVDGRVVKSPGYLVPRELEDRVTYAITSPILRRSTAQPQQETQQAQQSQSV